From Prochlorococcus sp. MIT 1223, the proteins below share one genomic window:
- a CDS encoding DUF3303 domain-containing protein, whose amino-acid sequence MQLYVVTWKFESSEDQTFALDALLDYVESGESEQTPDGYERISWIHTPQDGTGIVICKAKNAAVLYRVFGPWREKFGMIWQYKPGLTTEEFLSVYKEMRK is encoded by the coding sequence ATGCAGCTTTATGTCGTGACATGGAAATTTGAGTCTTCAGAAGATCAAACGTTTGCCCTTGATGCATTGCTTGATTACGTAGAAAGTGGAGAATCAGAGCAAACTCCAGATGGTTATGAAAGGATTTCTTGGATCCACACTCCCCAGGATGGGACTGGTATAGTTATTTGCAAAGCTAAAAATGCAGCTGTGTTATATAGAGTATTTGGGCCATGGCGAGAGAAATTCGGAATGATTTGGCAATATAAGCCAGGTTTAACGACAGAGGAATTTCTTTCTGTATATAAAGAGATGAGAAAATGA
- the trmFO gene encoding FADH(2)-oxidizing methylenetetrahydrofolate--tRNA-(uracil(54)-C(5))-methyltransferase TrmFO, whose product MNENKSVIIIGGGLAGAEAAWQAAISGIEVILIEMRPINKSPAHHTDEFAELVCSNSFGALSSDRAAGLLKQELRELNSLVIETADRHSVPAGGALAVDRSKFSAAITEKLYSHPHITVKREELKSLPSEKQLSIIATGPLTGECLANDLKKFTGEEECHFYDAASPIISGESIDFSIAFPASRYDKGDSDYLNCPMNESEYKEFRKELMKANQSELKDFEKDSAKFFEGCLPIEELARRGEDTMRYGPLKPIGIWDPRWGDLYDPDIRKEKRAYAIVQLRKEDKQGQLWNLVGFQTNLKWEEQKRVFKMIPGLKNADFIRLGVMHRNTFLESPKLLKPTLQFKKRLNLLAAGQITGTEGYATAVAGGWIAGINAALIAKGEQPITLPSTTMMGALTHFVSGHEDLYTRSQKKGVFQPMPANFGILPKLPKHLPNKRARYSAYRDRALAEIYQFKRNLPKSLLKDRYSPK is encoded by the coding sequence TTGAATGAAAATAAATCAGTAATAATCATTGGAGGAGGACTCGCTGGGGCTGAAGCAGCTTGGCAAGCCGCAATTTCAGGTATAGAGGTAATTCTTATCGAAATGAGGCCTATTAATAAATCACCCGCTCATCACACTGATGAATTTGCCGAACTTGTTTGCAGTAATAGCTTTGGAGCTTTAAGTAGTGATAGAGCAGCAGGCCTTCTTAAACAAGAGTTACGTGAATTAAATTCTCTAGTAATAGAAACTGCTGATAGGCATTCAGTACCAGCCGGAGGAGCTCTTGCTGTTGATAGAAGTAAATTTAGTGCTGCAATTACTGAAAAGCTCTATTCGCATCCTCATATAACCGTAAAAAGAGAAGAATTAAAATCCTTACCTTCTGAAAAGCAATTATCCATTATTGCAACTGGCCCTCTTACTGGTGAGTGCTTAGCGAATGACTTGAAAAAATTCACAGGAGAAGAAGAATGCCATTTTTACGATGCTGCTAGCCCAATTATTTCTGGAGAAAGTATTGACTTTTCAATAGCCTTTCCTGCCAGCAGATATGACAAAGGAGATTCAGATTATTTGAACTGTCCTATGAATGAATCTGAATACAAGGAATTCAGGAAAGAATTAATGAAAGCAAATCAGAGCGAATTAAAAGACTTTGAAAAGGATAGTGCCAAATTTTTTGAAGGATGCCTCCCTATAGAAGAACTCGCCAGAAGAGGTGAAGACACTATGAGATATGGTCCACTTAAACCCATTGGGATATGGGATCCTAGATGGGGAGATTTATATGATCCAGATATAAGAAAAGAAAAAAGAGCTTATGCAATTGTCCAATTGAGGAAAGAAGATAAGCAAGGACAATTATGGAATCTGGTGGGATTTCAAACCAATCTGAAATGGGAAGAACAAAAAAGAGTTTTCAAAATGATTCCTGGTCTTAAAAATGCCGATTTCATTCGGCTAGGAGTAATGCATAGAAATACTTTCCTAGAATCGCCAAAGCTTTTAAAACCAACACTTCAATTCAAAAAAAGATTAAATCTTTTAGCTGCTGGACAAATAACCGGTACTGAAGGATATGCTACTGCCGTTGCAGGGGGCTGGATTGCTGGTATAAATGCTGCCCTCATAGCAAAAGGAGAGCAACCTATTACTCTCCCATCAACTACGATGATGGGAGCATTAACTCATTTTGTTAGTGGTCATGAGGACCTTTATACAAGATCACAAAAGAAAGGTGTTTTTCAACCTATGCCAGCGAACTTTGGTATCTTACCAAAACTACCAAAACATCTACCTAATAAAAGAGCTCGTTATAGCGCTTACCGTGATAGAGCCTTAGCAGAAATTTATCAGTTCAAAAGGAACCTACCTAAATCTCTACTTAAAGATAGATATTCCCCAAAATAA
- the crtH gene encoding carotenoid isomerase, with amino-acid sequence MKSFTQSDTDTDTITWDAIVIGSGIGGLVTASQLSAKGAKVLVLESYLIPGGSGGSFKRKGYTFDVGASMIFGFGNQGYTNLLTRALSDVGEECETIPDPVQLAYHLPNNLEVAVKRDYQEFISDLCSCFPHEESGIKKFYQKCWDVFNCLDAMPLLSIEDPKYLAKVFFKAPFSCLGLAKWLPVNVGEIASQYIKDPELLRFIDIECFCWSVMPASLTPMINAGMVFSDRHAGGINYPKGGVGKIAEGLVKGLEKNGGKIKYKSKVKRVLVRKNKAYGVELLNGEKVFANIIISNATRWNTFGGEGVKEPLIDLDDTPNNEKKWRNRYKPSPSFLSLHIGVNDVAIPENMDCHHLILKKWDEMEKEQGVAFVSIPTLLDKSLSPKGSHIVHAFTPSSINKWENISNKDYLAKKEQDSNQLINKIESILPNIKENINHIEVGTPKSHRRFLGRHKGSYGPIPNFKLPGLLPMPFNSTGIKNFYCVGDSCFPGQGLNAVAFSGFACAHLIGSKLGINKWSLPK; translated from the coding sequence ATGAAATCATTCACTCAATCCGATACCGATACCGATACCATTACCTGGGATGCAATAGTAATTGGCTCAGGTATAGGTGGCTTAGTTACAGCAAGTCAATTATCGGCGAAGGGAGCAAAAGTCCTTGTATTAGAAAGTTATTTAATACCAGGTGGAAGCGGTGGATCATTCAAAAGAAAAGGGTATACATTTGATGTTGGTGCATCTATGATCTTTGGGTTTGGCAACCAAGGATATACTAATCTTCTTACAAGGGCTTTATCGGATGTAGGGGAAGAGTGTGAGACAATTCCAGATCCTGTTCAGTTGGCTTATCATTTACCTAACAACTTAGAAGTAGCTGTTAAAAGAGATTACCAAGAATTCATATCAGACTTATGTTCTTGTTTCCCTCACGAAGAATCTGGAATAAAGAAATTCTACCAAAAGTGCTGGGATGTATTTAATTGCCTTGATGCAATGCCATTACTTTCAATAGAAGATCCAAAGTACCTAGCAAAAGTTTTTTTCAAGGCACCTTTTTCGTGCCTTGGACTTGCAAAGTGGTTACCAGTGAATGTCGGAGAAATAGCCTCTCAATATATTAAAGACCCAGAGTTACTTCGTTTTATCGACATTGAATGTTTTTGCTGGTCAGTTATGCCAGCAAGCCTGACTCCAATGATCAATGCAGGAATGGTCTTTTCTGATCGACATGCAGGTGGTATTAACTATCCCAAAGGAGGTGTCGGAAAAATTGCTGAAGGCCTTGTTAAAGGCCTCGAAAAAAATGGTGGTAAAATTAAATACAAATCAAAGGTCAAAAGAGTTCTAGTAAGAAAGAATAAAGCATATGGAGTTGAATTATTAAATGGCGAAAAGGTATTTGCAAATATCATAATTTCAAATGCAACACGTTGGAATACCTTTGGAGGAGAAGGAGTCAAAGAGCCTCTGATAGATCTTGACGACACTCCAAATAACGAGAAAAAATGGAGAAATAGATACAAACCTTCTCCATCCTTTTTGTCACTACATATTGGCGTTAATGATGTGGCCATTCCTGAGAATATGGACTGCCATCATTTGATCTTAAAAAAATGGGATGAAATGGAAAAAGAGCAAGGAGTTGCCTTTGTCTCAATACCTACTCTCCTAGATAAATCATTATCTCCAAAAGGATCTCATATAGTTCATGCATTTACTCCTTCATCAATTAATAAATGGGAAAATATAAGCAATAAGGATTACTTAGCTAAAAAAGAACAAGATTCAAATCAACTCATTAATAAAATTGAAAGTATCTTGCCGAACATAAAAGAAAATATTAATCATATTGAGGTTGGGACCCCTAAAAGTCATAGGAGATTTCTCGGACGTCATAAAGGTAGTTACGGTCCTATTCCTAATTTCAAACTACCTGGTTTATTACCTATGCCATTTAATAGCACAGGTATAAAAAACTTCTACTGCGTTGGTGATTCATGCTTCCCAGGGCAAGGTTTAAATGCCGTTGCCTTTAGCGGCTTCGCATGTGCTCATCTAATTGGATCAAAGTTAGGAATAAACAAATGGTCTCTGCCTAAATAA
- a CDS encoding response regulator transcription factor, which yields MQATTQSPSKVLVVEPHPTLRTVLVQRLRQDGHLAAAVSSANEAVDLCREQSPDLLVSAELLEQNSALRLAQQLGCSVIVLTARSGVEPLVGLLDDGADDVLRKPFGLEELAARCRTLLKRGRIGLQERVSVGPLEVHLLLRQVTLREKPVELSPREFALLCALLMPPGMVRSRNELLRMAWPPFSGGPRSVDTQVLTLRRKLEQAGLGDGGGITTVRQQGYRFSLDTLPS from the coding sequence ATTCAGGCCACAACTCAAAGTCCATCTAAGGTCCTTGTTGTAGAGCCTCATCCAACCCTTAGGACTGTTTTAGTTCAGAGGCTTAGACAAGATGGACATCTTGCGGCAGCTGTTAGTTCCGCTAACGAGGCTGTTGATTTGTGCAGAGAGCAATCTCCTGACCTTTTAGTAAGTGCAGAGTTGTTAGAGCAGAATTCTGCTCTGCGCTTGGCTCAACAATTGGGATGTTCGGTAATTGTCTTAACAGCTAGATCAGGAGTAGAACCTTTAGTTGGCTTACTTGATGATGGTGCAGACGATGTTTTAAGAAAGCCATTTGGGTTAGAAGAATTAGCAGCAAGATGCAGAACTCTTTTAAAAAGAGGTCGAATTGGCCTGCAAGAAAGAGTTTCTGTCGGACCACTTGAAGTACATCTTCTTTTACGTCAAGTCACATTGAGAGAAAAGCCAGTTGAATTGAGTCCGAGAGAATTTGCTCTTTTATGTGCATTATTAATGCCACCAGGTATGGTACGCAGTCGTAATGAACTCTTAAGGATGGCATGGCCTCCTTTTAGTGGTGGGCCTCGATCAGTGGATACACAGGTATTAACTCTTCGCAGGAAGCTTGAACAAGCAGGCCTTGGTGATGGAGGTGGTATTACCACTGTCCGTCAACAGGGGTATAGATTTAGCTTGGATACATTGCCATCTTAA
- a CDS encoding DUF6761 family protein produces MTSFDAPETIRHFQSICDACQDLVSKYHTQSDLRLYADGYLNALRNCRNLERKDQEKLEKVIEKWILDPSSFIGPDGDIRNLFFQKEF; encoded by the coding sequence ATGACATCATTTGATGCTCCAGAAACAATAAGGCACTTCCAATCAATATGTGATGCCTGTCAGGATCTAGTAAGCAAATATCACACTCAATCTGATTTGAGACTATACGCAGACGGGTATTTAAACGCTTTACGAAATTGTAGGAATTTGGAAAGAAAAGATCAGGAAAAGCTAGAGAAGGTTATTGAAAAATGGATACTTGATCCATCTAGCTTTATTGGACCTGACGGAGATATTCGTAATCTGTTCTTCCAGAAAGAATTTTGA
- the grxD gene encoding Grx4 family monothiol glutaredoxin, whose protein sequence is METNTKDRIEGLINSSPILVFMKGTKLMPQCGFSNNVVQILNALGVNFDTFDVLSDMEIREGIKDYSNWPTIPQVYVKGEFMGGSDILIEMYNSGELLEKLEIALAS, encoded by the coding sequence ATGGAGACTAATACAAAGGATCGAATCGAAGGGTTGATCAATTCAAGCCCAATACTGGTTTTCATGAAAGGCACTAAATTAATGCCTCAATGTGGATTTTCCAATAATGTTGTTCAGATCCTTAACGCTCTTGGCGTAAATTTTGATACCTTTGATGTCCTTTCAGACATGGAAATAAGAGAAGGTATAAAGGATTATTCTAATTGGCCTACCATTCCACAGGTGTATGTGAAAGGAGAATTTATGGGAGGCTCAGATATTTTGATTGAAATGTATAACTCTGGAGAACTGCTGGAAAAGCTTGAAATTGCTTTGGCTTCTTGA
- a CDS encoding BolA family transcriptional regulator: MIKQEEVISAIIRVIPDAKVTVEDLNGGGDHFQVNVVSSAFEGVSLIKQHQMIYGALSNEMANESIHALALNTSTPN; encoded by the coding sequence ATGATTAAACAAGAGGAAGTTATTTCTGCGATTATTAGGGTGATACCTGACGCAAAAGTTACTGTTGAAGATCTCAATGGCGGAGGAGATCACTTCCAAGTGAATGTGGTTTCTTCTGCATTTGAAGGTGTTTCTCTAATAAAACAGCATCAAATGATTTATGGGGCACTTTCTAATGAAATGGCTAATGAGTCTATTCATGCTTTAGCCTTGAATACCTCTACTCCTAATTAA
- a CDS encoding lysophospholipid acyltransferase family protein produces the protein MSLVDREKKACLGIDPLLSRIAMGVTQDFALRYFFSKRIILGQENLPLKGSVVLAPTHRSRWDALMLTMAAGRRVTNRDCRFMVTQSEMKGLQGWFLNRLGCFSIDQYCPSLLSLRYSVDLLVQGEQLVVFPEGRIRRSSNPKRLKEGLFRIAQLAHKQGVEINVLPIGISYSEIIPNPLGLAAICFANPLKISDFEKIGAKNFNVILSEKMHLAEEMSLKAVGRK, from the coding sequence TTGTCCCTAGTTGATCGCGAGAAAAAGGCATGTCTAGGGATTGACCCACTCCTAAGCCGTATTGCTATGGGAGTTACGCAGGATTTTGCATTACGATATTTTTTCAGTAAAAGAATAATCTTAGGTCAGGAAAACTTGCCACTAAAAGGATCAGTGGTACTGGCACCTACTCATCGATCTCGTTGGGATGCTTTGATGCTAACAATGGCTGCAGGGAGGAGGGTTACAAATAGAGATTGTAGATTTATGGTTACTCAATCTGAAATGAAAGGTTTGCAAGGTTGGTTTTTGAATCGACTTGGATGTTTCTCTATAGATCAATATTGCCCTTCTTTGCTTAGCTTGAGATATTCGGTTGACTTATTGGTTCAAGGAGAACAGTTGGTTGTATTTCCTGAAGGGAGAATTAGACGAAGTAGTAATCCTAAAAGACTTAAGGAGGGATTATTTCGTATTGCACAACTTGCGCATAAGCAGGGAGTTGAGATTAACGTTTTACCAATAGGGATAAGTTACAGCGAAATAATTCCTAATCCACTTGGTTTGGCTGCAATCTGCTTTGCTAACCCTTTGAAAATCTCTGATTTTGAAAAGATTGGAGCAAAAAATTTTAACGTTATTTTATCTGAGAAAATGCATTTAGCGGAAGAAATGTCCCTTAAAGCAGTTGGCCGAAAATAA
- a CDS encoding pyridoxine 5'-phosphate synthase: MPNLGVNIDHIANVRQARRANEPNPVSLAFLAELGGADGITVHLREDRRHIQDKDLELLRKTISTRLNLEMAATQEMLDIAIRTKPYMVTLVPEKREEVTTEGGLNVISQKEYLKEFTRELQSKDIPVSLFIDPSLTQIDASNEINCKWIELHTGKYASATNTTQLSELSIIKEATIYATSLGLRVNAGHGLTYQNVEPIASIKGIEELNIGHTIISRSIATGLKEAVREMKLLILNPREDRLINS, from the coding sequence ATGCCAAATCTTGGGGTTAATATCGATCACATTGCGAATGTGAGACAGGCTCGAAGAGCAAACGAACCGAACCCAGTTTCCTTAGCGTTTTTAGCTGAACTAGGAGGTGCTGATGGAATAACTGTCCACCTAAGAGAAGATAGAAGGCACATTCAGGATAAAGATTTAGAGTTACTAAGAAAAACAATATCGACAAGATTGAACCTAGAAATGGCTGCTACTCAGGAGATGCTTGACATAGCGATTAGGACCAAGCCATACATGGTAACTCTAGTACCTGAAAAACGAGAAGAAGTGACAACAGAAGGAGGATTAAATGTTATTAGTCAAAAAGAATACTTAAAAGAATTTACAAGAGAGCTGCAGTCAAAGGATATACCAGTAAGTTTGTTTATTGATCCAAGCTTAACGCAAATTGATGCCTCGAATGAAATAAATTGCAAGTGGATAGAATTACATACAGGTAAATATGCAAGTGCAACTAATACAACACAATTAAGTGAGCTGTCTATAATTAAAGAAGCTACAATTTATGCAACCAGTCTTGGACTGAGAGTAAATGCAGGGCATGGTCTCACCTATCAAAACGTAGAGCCCATAGCATCAATAAAGGGTATTGAAGAACTAAATATTGGTCATACTATAATATCAAGATCAATTGCCACAGGACTTAAAGAAGCTGTTAGAGAAATGAAATTACTTATTTTAAACCCACGTGAAGATCGCTTAATTAATAGTTAA
- a CDS encoding exodeoxyribonuclease V subunit gamma has protein sequence MLTIYRSNRAEWLAKLLAEQLRLAPPNVCRTVEVMVNTWPTSRWLGEQIALTNGINSQTKFPFPGSCIRSLVYKVLEVKAEEIDRWSTHQLIWPLLEELPNLVKYEEASDLKDWIDNKKINLDELNIETWKLAKSIAEVFDDYILYRPDLIQSWLNLETQHERTPLTLTCNEKWQQTLFRLISKKIGSKPLCIHIKRAIEILKVNNISDKGLPNEIHLFGITTLAPIQIEFLQALSGSIDIQIFLLTPCKDLWQRFKQRRDILSSKWNEQLDELWLLKSPRLEATFGRMGAEFQQLLEGTGESQLGEIQEEDLFALPAQISRNNFKKASLLEQLQERLVSEENKIKLKRDKTDESILFIEAPGLRRQVQLVRDQIIRWLAKDETLQPRDIIIMTPQVNRFSPLINSIFNDVNATGIDIPWRITDRSQEDNPGLIHYMIQLLEISEGRITASALDSLLSNLTLQKQNKFSQEDLINITTCLQETGFRWGIDASERDGDETHSLNWCLDRWLMGLILPSLRGLPPNGIAPFSEGMETDEIIKWWHLLSDLSNQISEIRKSRTATEWVDLLKNIVDQSFGNKGDWAWEYQSFVSEIESFHDAAKNFKKRIPCSVIKDMLKEKLSKSATRFGHRTGKVTISALEPMRAIPHRIIILMGLDENIFPRKDIRPSFHLFDHTYSLGDKKTSDQDRYVLLEALISCRQHLLLTWNSRDERTGDRIEPSCPVQQLLEFINNELGKEYEGVLRKPPCNPLDKENFKGPSLSCDKRDLGACLLLNEHQKRNSIGIGMPLEWDLNKTTQTNILSNKKLKEWLIAPQLTWLAQNQLRPKEWEKPIQDLESLSLDNLQRYKLMERRLIELYSKSDIEPEDLEQVSAKNFWKDLLMGKGVLPPKAAGDIEIALLETRWQNIYKIINEIGEIRNQQLLIDDDVNTYQMIGDVVLTIEVGRLKSKNVMSSWLNHLLISANGMEIEGSLIIARKSKEEYGVLLKLTPTPQDEAISILTQLRSLANQGLERCWPVPPESGWAFAKAKQDSPEKAIKSFKEKWNGAFKMEGERKNAEMQLCFGSETDPSIFLESMVYQQAIPLMYDSLIKNLSFKN, from the coding sequence TTGCTAACCATATATCGCAGTAACAGAGCTGAATGGTTAGCAAAGTTGTTAGCCGAACAACTTCGTCTCGCACCACCTAATGTTTGCAGGACAGTAGAAGTCATGGTTAACACATGGCCAACTAGCAGATGGTTAGGGGAACAAATAGCTTTAACTAATGGCATAAACTCTCAAACAAAATTTCCATTCCCTGGTTCATGCATTAGAAGCCTTGTATATAAGGTATTAGAAGTAAAAGCTGAAGAAATCGATCGTTGGAGTACCCATCAACTAATTTGGCCATTACTAGAAGAATTGCCGAATCTTGTTAAATATGAAGAAGCTAGTGATCTAAAGGATTGGATAGACAATAAAAAAATAAACCTGGATGAACTGAATATTGAGACATGGAAACTTGCAAAAAGTATTGCTGAAGTTTTTGATGACTACATTCTTTATAGGCCTGACTTAATTCAATCATGGCTGAATTTGGAAACACAACATGAGAGAACCCCTTTAACCCTTACTTGCAATGAAAAGTGGCAACAAACCTTGTTTAGATTAATAAGTAAGAAAATTGGTAGTAAGCCCCTTTGTATTCATATCAAAAGAGCTATCGAAATACTTAAAGTCAACAATATTTCCGACAAAGGGCTTCCTAATGAAATTCATCTATTTGGAATAACAACTCTTGCTCCCATCCAAATTGAATTTTTACAGGCTCTTTCTGGTTCAATCGATATTCAAATCTTCCTACTCACTCCTTGCAAAGACCTTTGGCAGAGATTTAAGCAACGTAGAGACATTCTTAGTAGTAAATGGAATGAGCAACTTGATGAATTATGGCTCCTAAAATCTCCCCGATTAGAGGCGACATTTGGCCGAATGGGAGCAGAGTTTCAACAATTACTTGAAGGCACAGGTGAAAGTCAATTAGGAGAGATACAAGAAGAAGATCTTTTTGCGCTACCTGCTCAAATATCAAGGAACAATTTCAAGAAAGCATCACTTCTAGAGCAATTGCAAGAAAGACTCGTAAGTGAAGAAAACAAGATAAAGCTAAAACGAGATAAAACAGACGAATCAATACTCTTCATAGAAGCACCAGGACTAAGAAGACAAGTACAACTAGTACGTGATCAAATCATTAGATGGCTTGCAAAAGATGAAACTCTACAGCCAAGAGACATTATAATAATGACCCCTCAGGTAAATCGTTTCTCTCCATTAATCAATTCGATATTTAATGATGTTAATGCTACAGGTATCGATATACCTTGGAGAATAACTGATCGAAGCCAAGAAGATAATCCAGGGCTAATTCATTACATGATCCAACTTCTAGAGATATCAGAGGGTCGCATAACGGCTTCTGCATTGGACAGTTTACTCTCAAATCTAACTCTACAAAAACAAAATAAGTTTAGCCAGGAAGACCTTATAAACATAACGACATGCCTTCAAGAGACAGGATTCAGATGGGGAATTGATGCATCGGAGCGTGATGGTGACGAGACTCATAGTCTCAATTGGTGTCTTGATAGGTGGTTAATGGGATTAATACTTCCAAGTTTGAGAGGTCTTCCTCCAAATGGAATCGCCCCATTTTCGGAAGGAATGGAGACTGATGAGATAATCAAATGGTGGCATCTCTTATCAGACTTGTCTAACCAAATCTCCGAAATTCGTAAGTCAAGAACAGCTACGGAATGGGTAGATCTCTTAAAGAATATAGTTGATCAATCTTTTGGGAACAAAGGTGATTGGGCCTGGGAATATCAAAGTTTCGTCTCAGAAATTGAAAGTTTTCATGATGCCGCTAAAAACTTCAAGAAGAGAATCCCCTGTTCAGTTATCAAGGATATGCTCAAGGAAAAACTATCTAAGAGCGCCACTCGTTTTGGGCACAGAACTGGGAAAGTAACTATCAGTGCGCTAGAGCCAATGAGAGCAATTCCCCATCGAATAATAATTCTAATGGGGCTTGATGAGAACATCTTCCCTCGTAAAGATATCAGGCCAAGTTTTCATTTATTTGATCACACATATAGTTTAGGGGACAAGAAGACAAGTGACCAAGATCGTTATGTACTTTTAGAAGCTCTAATCTCCTGCAGGCAGCACCTACTCCTAACATGGAATAGTCGAGATGAGAGAACTGGCGACAGAATAGAGCCATCATGCCCTGTTCAACAGTTACTTGAATTTATTAACAACGAATTAGGTAAAGAGTATGAAGGCGTATTAAGAAAGCCTCCTTGTAACCCACTTGATAAAGAAAATTTCAAAGGGCCTTCACTTAGTTGTGATAAAAGGGATTTAGGAGCATGCTTATTGCTTAATGAACATCAAAAAAGGAACTCAATAGGAATTGGTATGCCCCTTGAGTGGGACCTAAATAAAACAACTCAAACCAATATACTTTCAAATAAAAAGCTTAAAGAGTGGCTGATTGCTCCACAATTAACCTGGCTAGCGCAAAATCAACTTAGGCCAAAAGAATGGGAAAAGCCTATACAAGATCTTGAATCACTAAGCTTAGATAACTTGCAACGCTATAAGCTCATGGAGAGACGTCTTATTGAGCTGTATAGTAAATCCGATATAGAACCAGAAGATCTAGAACAAGTCTCAGCAAAAAATTTCTGGAAAGATCTCTTAATGGGGAAAGGCGTCTTACCACCAAAAGCCGCAGGAGACATAGAAATAGCATTACTAGAGACCCGATGGCAGAACATCTATAAAATAATTAATGAGATCGGAGAAATAAGAAATCAACAACTTCTCATAGACGATGATGTAAATACTTACCAAATGATAGGAGATGTCGTTCTTACAATTGAGGTAGGAAGACTTAAGAGTAAAAATGTTATGAGCAGCTGGTTAAACCATCTGTTAATCTCAGCAAATGGTATGGAAATCGAAGGTAGTCTTATTATCGCGAGAAAGTCAAAAGAAGAATATGGAGTCCTTTTGAAACTAACTCCAACTCCTCAAGACGAAGCGATTTCAATCCTGACTCAACTAAGATCTTTAGCAAATCAAGGTCTTGAAAGATGTTGGCCCGTCCCACCTGAAAGTGGGTGGGCTTTTGCTAAAGCAAAACAAGATTCTCCGGAAAAAGCAATTAAAAGTTTTAAAGAAAAATGGAATGGGGCCTTTAAAATGGAAGGAGAACGAAAAAATGCGGAAATGCAGCTTTGCTTTGGCTCAGAAACTGATCCATCCATATTCCTAGAGAGTATGGTTTATCAACAGGCTATACCACTTATGTACGACTCCCTAATCAAAAATTTATCATTCAAAAATTAA
- a CDS encoding methyltransferase family protein: MNKSKTKLYRLKKAFSGWGVTWSGLIRNSDGEWLLIGQLLILSLHLLPAWPKLISLNNTARGIHETVGIGIIILGMLLCLKSLFSLGTNLSPIPKPKFNSSLVTSNSYRYYRHPLYRALIISSIGFVLYKLSLVHLILLISLIKILISKAKREEQYLQLKFSSYRKYMVLTPAIFKNFRYLDWRK; encoded by the coding sequence ATGAATAAATCAAAAACAAAACTATATCGCCTCAAGAAAGCATTCTCAGGATGGGGAGTCACTTGGTCTGGACTAATAAGAAATAGTGATGGAGAATGGTTGCTAATAGGACAGTTGTTAATTTTATCTCTACACCTGCTTCCTGCGTGGCCCAAGCTAATATCCCTAAATAATACTGCTAGAGGAATACATGAGACAGTTGGCATTGGGATAATTATATTAGGTATGTTGCTTTGCTTAAAATCATTATTTTCTTTAGGCACTAATCTATCACCTATTCCCAAGCCAAAATTCAACTCATCTTTAGTTACATCGAATTCATATAGGTATTATAGGCATCCATTATATAGAGCACTCATAATTAGTTCTATTGGATTTGTATTATATAAACTTAGCTTAGTACACCTTATACTACTTATCTCCTTAATCAAGATATTGATAAGTAAGGCTAAGAGAGAAGAACAATACCTTCAACTAAAATTTTCTTCTTATAGAAAGTATATGGTACTTACTCCTGCAATCTTTAAGAATTTTAGATACCTGGATTGGCGTAAATAA